The proteins below are encoded in one region of Pseudonocardia sp. DSM 110487:
- a CDS encoding MinD/ParA family protein: MSETSEALEGRSGALTEDAIVRFRGERPEGGWRRLLYRVTGGLVNPGLGAAERARRDRLRRIRRAVPGTHQIAVSSIKGGVGKTTVSACLGLVLAEHRGDRVIALDANPDAGTLADRLTGDTSVTVRHMLENLESAYSLGDVARYTSLAGRLQVLASEQDPAMSDAFDRAGYERVCSVLNRFYNVIITDSGTGLVHSAMEGTLALADSLVVVGAPTVDGASRASKTLDWLVAHGYETQVDQAVVVLSCDRKSAEVDPKRVRGHFESRCRGVVEIPHDPHLASGSRIELERLRPATHDAFLALGALIADGFGGRPPAPLPGR, translated from the coding sequence GTGAGCGAGACCAGCGAGGCGCTCGAGGGCAGATCAGGCGCGCTCACCGAGGACGCGATCGTCCGCTTCCGCGGTGAGCGCCCCGAAGGCGGCTGGCGTCGCCTGCTGTACCGCGTCACCGGCGGCCTCGTGAACCCGGGTCTCGGCGCGGCCGAACGGGCGCGCCGAGACCGGTTGCGACGCATTCGCCGCGCGGTGCCCGGCACGCACCAGATCGCCGTGAGCTCGATCAAGGGCGGGGTCGGCAAGACCACGGTGTCGGCGTGCCTCGGGCTCGTGCTCGCGGAGCACCGCGGCGACCGGGTGATCGCGCTGGACGCCAACCCGGACGCGGGCACGCTCGCCGACCGGCTCACGGGCGACACCTCGGTCACCGTGCGGCACATGCTGGAGAACCTCGAGTCGGCCTACTCGCTCGGCGACGTCGCCCGCTACACGAGCCTCGCGGGTCGGCTGCAGGTGCTGGCGTCCGAGCAGGACCCCGCGATGAGTGATGCGTTCGACCGGGCTGGGTACGAGCGCGTCTGCTCCGTGCTCAACCGCTTCTACAACGTCATCATCACCGACTCGGGCACCGGCCTCGTGCACTCCGCGATGGAGGGCACGCTCGCGCTGGCCGACAGCCTCGTCGTGGTGGGCGCACCGACCGTCGACGGCGCCAGCCGGGCCAGCAAGACGCTCGACTGGCTCGTTGCGCACGGCTACGAAACCCAGGTGGACCAAGCCGTTGTCGTGTTGTCCTGCGATCGCAAGAGCGCGGAGGTCGACCCCAAGCGCGTGCGCGGGCACTTCGAGTCCCGCTGCCGGGGTGTGGTGGAGATCCCGCACGACCCGCACCTCGCCTCCGGCAGCCGGATCGAGCTCGAGCGGCTGCGGCCGGCCACTCATGACGCCTTCCTCGCCCTTGGCGCACTGATCGCGGACGGTTTCGGCGGTCGTCCACCCGCACCGCTCCCAGGACGCTGA
- a CDS encoding MinD/ParA family protein yields the protein MSSQDADPGHGLVDGIPESGDLTADTIVRRRVDRPNGGWRGAVFSASHGLVNPGVGPEEHAYREQVRRIRRPLGSAHQIAITSINGGVGKTTVAACVGLVLAEHRGDRVVALDASQNAGTLADRLTGDTSKTVRNMLGEIDSLGSLADVSRFTSLAGRLQVLASEQDPAMSEGLDRAGYERVCDVLRRFYNVVITDSGSGLVHSAVGGTLALAHSLVIVGSPTADGAGRVNKTLDWLLARGPAERVADALLVLTCDRASKHIDTERVRSHFEARCRAVVEVPFDPHLATGAQIDMDRVRPATHDAFRTIAAHLADRFDATPVGVGAEMVTADHI from the coding sequence GTGAGCTCGCAGGACGCGGACCCGGGTCACGGGCTGGTTGATGGGATCCCCGAGTCGGGGGACCTCACCGCCGACACCATCGTCCGTCGCCGCGTCGACCGCCCGAACGGCGGCTGGCGCGGGGCGGTGTTCAGCGCCAGCCATGGACTGGTGAATCCCGGTGTCGGCCCCGAGGAGCACGCCTACCGGGAACAGGTGCGCCGCATCCGGCGCCCGCTCGGCAGCGCCCACCAGATCGCCATCACCTCGATCAACGGTGGTGTCGGGAAGACCACGGTCGCGGCGTGCGTCGGGCTGGTCCTCGCCGAGCACAGGGGCGACCGCGTGGTGGCGCTCGACGCCAGCCAGAACGCAGGCACCCTTGCCGACCGCCTCACCGGCGACACGTCGAAGACGGTGCGAAACATGCTTGGGGAGATCGACTCGCTCGGCTCCCTCGCCGACGTGTCGCGTTTCACGAGCCTGGCAGGCAGGCTGCAGGTTCTCGCCTCCGAGCAGGACCCCGCGATGAGCGAGGGGCTCGACCGGGCCGGGTACGAGCGTGTCTGCGACGTGCTGCGCCGCTTCTACAACGTCGTGATCACCGACTCCGGCAGTGGCCTCGTGCACTCCGCGGTCGGCGGCACGCTCGCGCTGGCGCACAGCCTCGTGATCGTCGGGTCCCCCACGGCGGACGGGGCGGGCCGGGTGAACAAGACGCTCGACTGGCTCCTCGCGCGCGGACCCGCCGAGCGGGTGGCCGACGCACTGCTCGTGCTCACGTGCGACCGCGCCAGCAAGCACATCGACACCGAGCGGGTACGCAGCCACTTCGAGGCGCGCTGCCGCGCCGTGGTCGAGGTGCCGTTCGACCCGCACCTCGCCACCGGTGCGCAGATCGACATGGACCGCGTCCGGCCTGCCACCCACGACGCGTTCCGCACGATCGCCGCCCACCTGGCCGACCGGTTCGACGCCACACCGGTGGGCGTGGGGGCGGAGATGGTGACGGCCGACCACATCTGA
- a CDS encoding DivIVA domain-containing protein, producing the protein MYRVFESLDALVTVVEEARGVPMTSNCVVPRGDVLDLLDDVREALPGELDDAQDVLDRRDEIVDDATQEAEQTRSSAQEEAERLVSDARAEAERLLAEARAEAEQTVARARHEAERAVAEGRRQFTELTDRAKVEADRIAHAGRTAHDRYVADGQAEQARLVSQAEVVRAAHVESARIVDTAEVEADRLRQECDGYVDAKLAEFEDALGKALRTISRGRSNLWRGAPQNGAAGVGLNGRSGTGMDLID; encoded by the coding sequence GTGTACCGGGTCTTCGAATCGCTCGACGCGCTGGTCACGGTCGTCGAAGAGGCTCGGGGTGTCCCGATGACCTCCAACTGCGTCGTGCCGCGTGGTGACGTGCTCGACCTGCTCGACGACGTACGCGAGGCGCTGCCTGGCGAGCTCGACGACGCCCAGGACGTCCTGGACCGTCGTGACGAGATCGTCGACGACGCAACGCAGGAGGCCGAGCAGACCCGCAGTTCGGCGCAGGAGGAGGCCGAGCGGCTGGTGTCGGACGCGCGGGCGGAGGCGGAGCGGCTGCTCGCCGAGGCACGGGCCGAGGCCGAGCAGACGGTGGCCCGCGCCCGCCACGAGGCCGAGCGTGCGGTGGCCGAGGGGCGTCGCCAGTTCACCGAGCTCACCGACCGGGCGAAGGTCGAGGCCGACCGGATCGCGCACGCCGGCCGCACCGCGCACGACCGGTACGTGGCAGACGGCCAGGCCGAGCAGGCGCGGCTCGTGTCGCAGGCCGAGGTCGTCCGGGCGGCGCACGTCGAGTCGGCCCGGATCGTCGACACCGCCGAGGTCGAGGCCGACCGGCTGCGCCAGGAGTGCGACGGCTACGTCGACGCGAAGCTCGCCGAGTTCGAGGACGCCCTCGGCAAGGCGCTGCGCACCATCAGCCGCGGCCGCAGCAACCTCTGGCGCGGCGCACCGCAGAACGGCGCAGCCGGTGTTGGGCTGAACGGGCGGTCCGGTACCGGCATGGATCTCATCGACTGA
- the coaD gene encoding pantetheine-phosphate adenylyltransferase, giving the protein MTRAVCPGSFDPPTNGHLDVIGRTAALFDEVVVAVLVNKSKKGMFTVDERMAMLSEIIAPYPNVRVDSFHGLLVDYCRAHEIQAIVKGLRVVTDFEYELQMAQMNQRLSGVDTLFMSTSPEYGFVSSSLVKEVATYGGDVGHLLPETVHRQLQERIAERG; this is encoded by the coding sequence GTGACGCGCGCCGTCTGTCCCGGATCGTTCGACCCGCCCACCAACGGGCACCTCGACGTCATCGGCCGCACGGCGGCGTTGTTCGACGAGGTCGTCGTCGCCGTGCTCGTGAACAAGTCCAAGAAGGGCATGTTCACCGTGGACGAGCGCATGGCGATGCTCTCCGAGATCATCGCGCCGTACCCGAACGTCCGGGTCGACTCGTTCCACGGGCTGCTGGTCGACTACTGCCGCGCCCACGAGATCCAGGCGATCGTCAAGGGCCTGCGCGTGGTCACCGACTTCGAGTACGAGCTGCAGATGGCCCAGATGAACCAGCGGCTCTCCGGGGTCGACACGCTGTTCATGTCGACGAGCCCCGAGTACGGGTTCGTGTCGAGCTCGCTGGTGAAGGAGGTCGCCACGTACGGCGGCGACGTCGGCCACCTCCTGCCCGAGACGGTCCATCGGCAGCTGCAGGAGCGGATCGCGGAGCGGGGCTAG
- a CDS encoding MinD/ParA family protein codes for MGWRRALLRATGGVINPGPSAAEVRWRDLLHRIRRPLIQSHRIAVSSIKGGVGKTTISTLLGLVMAENRGDRVIVLDANPDAGTLADRLTGESSVTVRELLRDLERIHSWTEVSRYTSLAGRLQVLASEQDPASSEAFSREEYQQICALLDRFFNIIITDSGTGLVHSAMEGTLKLADSLIVVGAPTVDGAGRASKTLDWLLAHGHSALATEAVVVLSCDRTSAEVDQDRIRKHFAARSRAVVEIPHDPHLATGGRVELAHLRPATRDAAYELAALMADRFVT; via the coding sequence ATGGGGTGGCGTCGCGCGTTGTTGCGGGCCACCGGCGGTGTGATCAACCCGGGGCCCAGCGCGGCGGAGGTGCGCTGGCGTGACCTGCTGCACCGCATCCGGCGGCCGCTGATCCAGTCCCACCGCATCGCCGTGAGCTCCATCAAGGGCGGGGTCGGCAAGACCACGATCTCCACCCTTCTCGGCCTCGTCATGGCCGAGAACCGCGGCGACCGCGTGATCGTGCTCGACGCCAACCCCGATGCCGGCACGCTTGCCGACCGGCTCACGGGCGAGTCCTCGGTCACGGTGCGGGAGTTGCTGCGCGACCTCGAGCGGATCCACTCCTGGACCGAGGTGTCGCGCTACACGAGCCTCGCGGGACGGCTGCAGGTGCTGGCGTCCGAGCAGGACCCGGCGTCCAGCGAGGCGTTCAGCCGCGAGGAGTACCAGCAGATCTGCGCGCTGCTGGACCGCTTCTTCAACATCATCATCACCGACTCGGGCACGGGGCTCGTGCACTCGGCGATGGAGGGCACGCTCAAGCTCGCCGACAGCCTCATCGTGGTGGGCGCGCCCACCGTCGACGGCGCGGGACGAGCGAGCAAGACGCTCGACTGGCTCCTGGCCCACGGCCACTCGGCGCTCGCCACGGAGGCGGTCGTCGTGCTGTCGTGCGACCGCACCAGCGCAGAGGTCGACCAGGACCGGATCCGCAAGCACTTCGCCGCCCGCAGCCGGGCGGTCGTCGAGATCCCGCACGACCCCCATCTGGCCACCGGCGGCCGTGTGGAGCTCGCCCACCTGCGCCCGGCCACCCGGGACGCGGCCTACGAGCTGGCCGCGCTGATGGCCGATCGCTTCGTCACGTGA
- a CDS encoding GlxA family transcriptional regulator, with the protein MAPSAVTFVIFDGYQTLDLAGPYEVFGKAGYDLLVVAEAAGQVRSNTGLPVLAERGIAETDPATTGTLVVVGGSGVQSARRNRDLVAWISAAAARAPRVTSVCSGAFLLAEAGLLDGRRVTTHWRQAGRLAREYPAIEVDCEPIFIRDGRFWTTAGVTAGMDLALALVEADLGRDAALDVARELVLYLRRPGNQSQFSVPLWSAQPADGDVLRKVVDTIHANPGSRHSIADLASIAGLSPRHLQRRFTKEIGVPPAVYVERARIEAAQRALAERDDPVESIARHYGFGTGETLRRAFHRIVGIAPSDYRDRFRTAYT; encoded by the coding sequence ATGGCACCGAGTGCTGTCACGTTCGTGATCTTCGACGGCTACCAGACGCTGGACCTGGCCGGACCGTACGAGGTGTTCGGCAAGGCGGGCTACGACCTACTGGTCGTCGCTGAGGCGGCCGGCCAGGTTCGATCGAACACGGGGCTACCAGTGCTCGCCGAGCGCGGGATCGCCGAGACCGACCCCGCCACCACCGGCACCCTCGTCGTCGTGGGAGGAAGCGGAGTCCAGTCCGCAAGGCGAAACCGTGACCTCGTCGCGTGGATCTCCGCCGCGGCCGCTCGCGCCCCGCGCGTGACCTCGGTGTGCAGCGGGGCGTTCCTGCTCGCCGAGGCCGGGCTGCTCGACGGACGCCGGGTCACCACCCACTGGAGGCAGGCGGGCAGGTTGGCCCGCGAGTACCCCGCGATCGAGGTCGACTGCGAGCCGATCTTCATCCGCGACGGCCGATTCTGGACCACCGCGGGCGTGACGGCGGGGATGGACCTCGCGCTGGCGCTCGTCGAGGCCGACCTCGGGCGCGATGCGGCGCTCGACGTCGCGCGCGAGCTCGTCCTGTACCTCCGCAGGCCGGGCAACCAGTCGCAGTTCAGCGTGCCGCTGTGGTCGGCCCAACCGGCCGACGGCGACGTGCTCCGCAAGGTCGTGGACACGATCCACGCCAATCCCGGCAGCCGCCACAGCATCGCCGACCTGGCGTCCATCGCCGGGCTCTCCCCACGGCACCTGCAACGCCGGTTCACCAAGGAGATCGGCGTGCCGCCCGCCGTGTACGTCGAGCGCGCCCGCATCGAAGCGGCACAACGCGCGCTCGCCGAGCGTGACGACCCGGTCGAGAGCATCGCGCGCCACTACGGGTTCGGAACCGGCGAGACGCTCCGGCGGGCATTCCACCGCATCGTCGGCATCGCCCCGTCCGACTACCGGGACCGGTTCCGCACGGCCTACACCTAG
- the rsmD gene encoding 16S rRNA (guanine(966)-N(2))-methyltransferase RsmD → MTRIIAGAAGGRRLVVPPKGTRPTSDRVREALFSALDADPGLDGAAVLDLCAGSGALGLEALSRGAAHALFVESDRRAAGVLRRNTAALGFADTEVRVAPAATVLAAPADRPYDVVLVDPPYDVPATEVAGWLAAAAAHGWLADGAVVVVERAGRDGAFPWPPALRAARERRYGDTTLHTAVLVADR, encoded by the coding sequence ATGACCCGGATCATCGCCGGCGCGGCGGGCGGGCGCCGCCTCGTGGTGCCGCCCAAGGGCACCCGGCCCACGTCGGACCGGGTGCGCGAGGCGCTGTTCTCCGCGCTCGACGCCGACCCCGGCCTCGACGGGGCAGCGGTGCTCGACCTGTGCGCCGGTTCCGGGGCCCTCGGGTTGGAGGCGCTGTCGCGGGGCGCGGCGCACGCGCTCTTCGTCGAGTCCGACCGGCGTGCCGCGGGCGTGCTGCGGCGCAACACGGCCGCCCTCGGCTTCGCCGACACCGAGGTGCGGGTGGCGCCCGCCGCCACCGTGCTCGCGGCGCCCGCCGACCGTCCGTACGACGTCGTGCTTGTCGACCCGCCCTACGACGTGCCGGCCACCGAGGTCGCGGGGTGGCTCGCGGCCGCCGCGGCGCACGGCTGGCTCGCCGACGGCGCCGTGGTGGTGGTTGAGCGTGCTGGGCGGGACGGGGCGTTCCCGTGGCCGCCCGCGTTGCGGGCCGCCCGGGAACGCCGCTACGGCGACACGACCCTGCACACGGCCGTTCTGGTCGCGGACCGGTAG
- a CDS encoding GntR family transcriptional regulator, whose amino-acid sequence MTADALAADRALLSRTSTAERVAAILRTRIIEGYFPPGARLAEDAIGSALGVSRNTLREAFRLLSHERLLTHELNRGMFVRTLTVPDVVDLYRVRRLVECGVIRTITGPHPGLAAVAAAVDDGQEALGSREWQALGTANIKFHQALVALAGSPRADELMSGILAELRLVFHVMADPKRFHEPYLARNREILLQLQRGDGPGAADALDVYLRDAENQLAQAFAERET is encoded by the coding sequence TTGACCGCCGACGCTCTGGCCGCCGACCGCGCGCTGCTGTCGCGGACGAGCACGGCCGAGCGGGTCGCCGCCATCCTGCGCACGCGCATCATCGAGGGCTACTTCCCGCCTGGCGCCCGGCTGGCCGAGGACGCCATCGGCAGCGCCCTCGGCGTCTCCCGCAACACGCTGCGCGAGGCGTTCCGGCTCCTCTCCCACGAGCGGCTGCTCACCCACGAGCTCAACCGCGGGATGTTCGTGCGGACTCTCACGGTCCCGGACGTCGTCGACCTGTACCGGGTGCGCAGGCTCGTCGAGTGCGGCGTGATCCGCACCATCACCGGCCCGCATCCAGGGCTCGCCGCCGTGGCCGCCGCCGTCGACGACGGGCAGGAGGCGCTGGGCAGCCGCGAATGGCAGGCACTCGGCACCGCCAACATCAAGTTCCACCAGGCGCTCGTGGCGCTGGCCGGCAGCCCGCGCGCCGACGAGCTGATGAGCGGCATCCTCGCCGAGCTGCGGCTCGTGTTCCACGTGATGGCCGACCCCAAGCGCTTCCACGAGCCCTACCTGGCGCGCAACCGGGAGATCCTGCTGCAGTTGCAGCGCGGTGACGGGCCCGGCGCGGCCGACGCACTCGACGTCTACCTGCGCGACGCCGAGAACCAGCTCGCGCAGGCCTTCGCCGAGCGGGAGACGTGA
- a CDS encoding MinD/ParA family protein produces the protein MPKRSFAPPDSGTARQEPTPQSPPPADVPTEQVAAAEPVEPEPPREEAVQEAPPVAEPVVPAPLPPRPVVDARPHTASELTEYTIVRRRSDKPGSGWRRAVHVASVGLVNPGIGPAEQRRQELALRIRCPLPGPRQIAVASMKGGVGKTTVTAMLGLMLAEHRGDRIVALDANPDAGTLADRLTGRTDSTVRDLLDSLGSVGSLSDIARFTTLSGRLQVLASEQDPARGEAFDRAEYERVCAVLSRFYNVVVTDSGTGMVHSAMDGTLALANGLVIVGSHTVDGASRASKTLDWLVAHGHHELVERAVVVLSQDRTSPEIDGQRLVAHFQARSRAVVLVPRDPHLATGSRIELDKLRPTTSDAFLELAALVADDFGNPPPVRQN, from the coding sequence ATGCCGAAGCGATCGTTTGCACCGCCTGACTCGGGCACGGCCCGGCAGGAGCCGACGCCGCAGAGCCCACCGCCCGCCGACGTTCCGACGGAACAGGTGGCGGCCGCGGAGCCGGTGGAGCCGGAGCCTCCCCGCGAGGAGGCCGTGCAGGAGGCGCCACCGGTCGCCGAACCGGTTGTCCCCGCGCCGTTGCCGCCCCGGCCGGTCGTGGACGCACGGCCTCACACGGCGTCGGAGCTGACCGAGTACACGATCGTGCGCAGGCGGTCGGACAAGCCGGGTTCGGGATGGCGCCGCGCCGTGCACGTCGCGAGTGTCGGGCTGGTCAACCCCGGGATCGGGCCCGCCGAGCAGCGCAGGCAGGAGCTGGCGCTGCGCATCCGCTGCCCGCTGCCGGGGCCGCGGCAGATCGCGGTGGCGTCGATGAAGGGCGGCGTCGGCAAGACCACCGTCACGGCCATGCTGGGGCTGATGCTCGCCGAGCACCGAGGCGACCGGATCGTGGCCCTCGACGCCAACCCGGACGCGGGCACGCTCGCCGACCGGCTCACCGGCCGCACCGACTCGACCGTCCGCGACCTGCTCGACTCGCTCGGCAGCGTCGGCTCGCTGAGCGACATCGCCCGCTTCACCACGCTGTCGGGCCGCCTCCAGGTGCTCGCCTCCGAGCAGGACCCGGCCCGCGGCGAGGCGTTCGACCGGGCCGAGTACGAGCGGGTGTGCGCCGTGCTGTCCCGCTTCTACAACGTGGTCGTCACGGACTCCGGCACCGGCATGGTGCACTCGGCCATGGACGGCACGCTCGCGCTCGCGAACGGCCTCGTGATCGTCGGATCGCACACGGTGGACGGCGCGAGCCGGGCCAGCAAGACCCTGGACTGGCTGGTGGCGCACGGGCACCACGAGTTGGTCGAGCGGGCGGTCGTCGTGCTGTCCCAGGACCGCACGAGCCCGGAGATCGACGGGCAACGGCTCGTCGCCCACTTCCAGGCGCGCTCCCGGGCCGTCGTGCTGGTGCCGCGCGACCCGCACCTGGCCACCGGCAGCCGGATCGAGCTCGACAAGCTGCGTCCGACCACGTCGGACGCGTTCCTCGAGCTGGCCGCCCTCGTCGCGGACGACTTCGGCAACCCGCCGCCCGTCCGGCAGAATTAG